From a single Adhaeribacter swui genomic region:
- a CDS encoding oxidoreductase, whose translation MNKQQNKVWFITGASQGIGLSLTRQLLEQGYRVAATSRNLDQLQQAISSTHNSFLPLALNITDEASVTQAIAQTIETFGQIDYVVNNAGYGLIGSLEELSDQEARQNFDVNVFGSLNIIRATLPHLRQQGFGHIFNISSIAGMSGDYPGFGIYCATKFAVIGFTEALAMEVKDFNIKVTAVLPGYIRTNFLKAGSVVTAKKQLPKYQSTREMQRLHQEQINGNQPGDPEKAVAAIINAAQVENPPLHLLLGSDALELATNKLYALQAEFAQWAPVSQSVDFAVEA comes from the coding sequence ATGAACAAGCAACAGAACAAAGTATGGTTTATTACGGGAGCGTCGCAGGGAATCGGTCTTTCGCTTACCCGGCAATTATTAGAGCAAGGATACCGGGTAGCGGCCACCTCTCGGAATCTGGATCAATTGCAGCAAGCCATAAGTAGTACCCACAATAGCTTTTTACCTTTGGCCCTGAATATTACCGATGAAGCCAGCGTAACGCAAGCCATTGCCCAAACAATCGAAACTTTTGGCCAGATTGATTACGTGGTAAACAACGCCGGTTACGGCTTAATTGGTAGCCTGGAAGAACTATCCGACCAGGAAGCCCGCCAGAATTTCGACGTAAACGTGTTTGGGTCTTTAAACATTATCCGGGCCACCTTGCCGCATTTACGCCAACAAGGTTTCGGGCATATTTTTAATATTTCGTCTATAGCGGGCATGTCCGGCGATTATCCGGGTTTTGGCATTTACTGCGCTACCAAATTTGCCGTAATTGGTTTTACCGAAGCATTAGCTATGGAGGTGAAAGATTTTAACATTAAAGTTACCGCGGTGCTGCCGGGTTATATCCGCACAAATTTCTTAAAAGCTGGCTCCGTGGTAACGGCAAAAAAACAATTGCCCAAGTACCAAAGTACCCGCGAAATGCAAAGGTTACACCAGGAACAAATTAACGGCAACCAGCCCGGCGACCCCGAGAAAGCCGTAGCCGCTATTATTAATGCCGCCCAAGTAGAAAACCCGCCGCTGCATTTGCTACTGGGCAGCGACGCCCTGGAACTAGCCACGAACAAACTATACGCGCTACAAGCCGAATTCGCGCAATGGGCTCCCGTGAGCCAATCCGTAGATTTTGCCGTAGAAGCTTAA